In a single window of the Nodularia spumigena CCY9414 genome:
- a CDS encoding SgcJ/EcaC family oxidoreductase — translation MKTIIARSALASFSAVALACLSIAPTTPVQAQANCPKVTSPQIAELFDRWNKSLQTGDPNAVTQNYAKNAVLLPTVSNKVRQNHAEIQDYFVKFLELKPVGQINDRNIRLYCGVAIDSGTYTFTVVNNGKTEEVQARYTFVYSKVGNQWLIAEHHSSGMPEKITSSAK, via the coding sequence ATGAAAACGATAATCGCTCGGTCTGCCTTAGCATCATTTTCAGCTGTAGCACTGGCTTGTTTAAGTATTGCGCCAACAACTCCTGTCCAAGCCCAAGCTAACTGTCCGAAAGTCACTAGTCCACAAATAGCCGAACTTTTCGACCGATGGAACAAGTCTTTACAGACCGGAGATCCAAATGCAGTTACCCAGAACTATGCCAAAAATGCTGTTTTGTTGCCGACAGTTTCCAACAAAGTGCGACAAAATCATGCAGAAATTCAGGACTACTTTGTGAAGTTCTTGGAACTGAAGCCCGTAGGCCAAATTAATGACCGCAATATTCGCCTTTATTGCGGTGTCGCTATTGATTCAGGGACATATACATTTACAGTCGTAAATAATGGTAAGACTGAGGAAGTTCAAGCAAGATACACTTTTGTGTATAGCAAAGTCGGCAATCAATGGCTAATAGCAGAACATCACTCTTCAGGTATGCCAGAAAAAATTACTAGCAGCGCTAAATAA
- a CDS encoding helix-turn-helix domain-containing protein has protein sequence MSSIFDYIQNNPQEAQRLVGLKYEQLQELLDKAIKLHNHKRELLEDRKVRIILGGGGRRPKLSPSEQIILTLTYLRHLTTFQLLGIQFGVSETTANDTFNYWLPLLGELLPPSLVEQVKKTPVTMKLLKKF, from the coding sequence ATGAGCAGTATATTCGATTATATCCAAAATAATCCCCAGGAAGCACAGCGTTTAGTAGGGCTGAAATATGAACAGTTGCAGGAACTTTTAGACAAAGCCATTAAACTGCACAATCATAAACGAGAATTGCTTGAAGATAGAAAAGTGAGAATTATTCTGGGTGGAGGTGGTCGCAGACCAAAATTATCACCATCGGAGCAAATAATTCTCACCCTAACATATTTACGACATTTAACCACATTTCAACTATTGGGTATTCAATTTGGCGTGAGTGAAACAACTGCAAATGATACGTTTAACTATTGGTTGCCATTATTGGGAGAATTATTACCACCAAGTTTAGTAGAACAGGTAAAAAAAACTCCAGTGACTATGAAATTGTTAAAGAAGTTTTAA
- a CDS encoding cupin domain-containing protein, whose product MEIKIEHQPSEEHLKELGVFKWAIWQKEISKFPWSYDSQETCYFLLGDVVVTPDGGQPVQMGKGDLVTFPAGMSCTWEITSDVKKHYCFD is encoded by the coding sequence ATGGAAATTAAAATTGAGCATCAACCAAGTGAAGAACATCTTAAGGAGTTAGGTGTTTTCAAATGGGCAATTTGGCAGAAAGAAATATCCAAATTTCCCTGGAGTTATGATTCTCAAGAGACTTGTTATTTTTTGTTAGGTGATGTCGTTGTTACGCCTGATGGTGGACAACCAGTGCAAATGGGTAAAGGCGATTTAGTTACTTTTCCTGCTGGTATGTCTTGTACATGGGAAATTACAAGCGACGTGAAAAAACATTATTGCTTTGATTAG
- a CDS encoding pentapeptide repeat-containing protein codes for MANEQHLAILKQGVEVWNEWRSENLRLKVDLSGAKLLEFDLTNADLSNASLSSANLSRTDLFKSNLSGANLNGANFNGANLRRADLGEADLMGADLREANLSSANLSSANLSRTDLNNAKLSNAKLSNANLSNANLIWADLSGANLSNANLSNANLSNVDLMWAYLGLAILYESNVIATNFYNATLTGACIKGWNINSETTLDKVVCEYVYVSGEYDEEEVKINPQERRPIEGNFLPGEFASLYKKIIESTDLILRKTPESANNANNQETSPKTIKPLQLRYFW; via the coding sequence ATGGCGAATGAGCAGCATCTAGCAATACTGAAACAGGGTGTAGAAGTTTGGAATGAGTGGAGGAGTGAAAATTTACGTTTAAAAGTTGACCTGAGTGGGGCTAAACTGTTGGAGTTTGACCTGACTAATGCTGACCTGAGTAATGCTAGCCTGAGTAGTGCTAACCTGAGTAGGACTGACCTGTTTAAGTCTAACCTGAGTGGGGCTAACTTGAATGGTGCTAACTTCAATGGTGCTAACCTGAGAAGGGCTGACCTGGGTGAAGCTGACCTGATGGGTGCTGACCTGAGAGAAGCTAACCTGAGTAGTGCTAACCTGAGTAGTGCTAACCTGAGTAGGACTGACCTGAATAATGCGAAGCTGAGTAATGCGAAGCTGAGTAATGCGAACCTGAGTAATGCGAACCTGATTTGGGCTGACCTGAGTGGAGCGAACCTGAGTAATGCGAACCTGAGTAATGCAAACCTGAGTAATGTTGACCTGATGTGGGCTTACCTGGGTTTGGCTATTCTATATGAATCGAACGTAATCGCTACAAATTTTTATAACGCAACTCTGACAGGTGCTTGTATAAAAGGTTGGAATATTAATAGTGAAACAACACTAGATAAAGTAGTTTGTGAATATGTTTATGTATCTGGTGAATATGATGAAGAAGAAGTCAAAATTAATCCACAAGAACGACGACCGATAGAAGGTAATTTTTTACCTGGAGAATTTGCTAGTTTATACAAAAAAATTATAGAAAGTACAGACTTAATTTTACGCAAAACTCCCGAAAGTGCGAATAATGCCAATAACCAAGAGACATCTCCGAAAACTATCAAACCCTTGCAGTTACGATATTTTTGGTGA
- a CDS encoding Mo-dependent nitrogenase C-terminal domain-containing protein, whose product MLKTNNQHIILPAFIKSAEVEATHQAGRTNKFPRLKFDLLQPLRNRLDNLEIQNRDFAHFIAKLIPAQCPFERDVILFGRKIAHIPAMCTLNPLYDQFVGLRFRALCYLVDKCGEDIQTYC is encoded by the coding sequence ATGCTTAAGACAAATAATCAACATATTATCCTACCTGCTTTTATCAAATCAGCAGAAGTAGAAGCCACGCATCAAGCGGGTAGAACAAATAAATTTCCTCGACTTAAATTCGATTTACTGCAACCATTGCGTAACAGGCTAGACAATCTCGAAATTCAAAATCGTGACTTTGCTCACTTTATTGCGAAATTGATTCCGGCTCAATGCCCTTTTGAGCGTGATGTCATCCTATTTGGCCGCAAAATAGCCCACATTCCGGCTATGTGTACGCTTAATCCACTGTATGATCAATTTGTCGGCTTGCGCTTTCGGGCATTATGTTATTTAGTAGATAAGTGTGGAGAAGATATCCAGACCTACTGCTAA
- a CDS encoding creatininase family protein, with protein sequence MQLHLSTWSEVEAYLQQSRGIILPIGSTEQHGPTGLIGTDAICAEAIARGVGDATQALIGPTINVGMALHHTAFPGTISLRPSTMIQVVRDYITCLTKAGFAKFYFINGHGGNIATLKAAFSETYAHLEDLQIVNAQQVQCQVANWFMCGSVYKLAKELYGDQEGSHATPSEVALTQYIYPESIKQASLSPEVASGHRIYSATDFRKSYPDGRMGSNPALATPEHGKQFYDLAVKELSNGYLEFLNAE encoded by the coding sequence ATGCAACTACATTTAAGCACTTGGTCAGAAGTTGAAGCTTATTTACAACAATCACGGGGTATTATTCTCCCCATTGGTTCCACTGAACAACATGGTCCCACTGGTTTAATTGGGACTGATGCGATTTGTGCAGAGGCGATCGCTCGTGGTGTAGGTGACGCAACTCAGGCACTCATCGGCCCTACAATCAATGTAGGGATGGCATTACATCATACCGCTTTTCCTGGCACAATAAGTCTGCGTCCCAGTACGATGATTCAGGTAGTACGAGACTATATCACTTGTTTAACCAAAGCAGGCTTTGCCAAATTCTACTTCATCAATGGACACGGTGGTAATATTGCCACCCTCAAAGCTGCCTTTTCGGAAACTTACGCACATTTGGAAGATTTGCAGATTGTCAACGCCCAACAGGTACAATGTCAAGTAGCTAACTGGTTTATGTGCGGTTCTGTATACAAACTCGCTAAAGAATTATATGGCGACCAAGAAGGCTCTCATGCGACACCCAGTGAAGTAGCCCTTACCCAGTATATTTATCCAGAGTCAATAAAACAAGCGTCCCTCTCTCCAGAAGTTGCCAGTGGACACCGAATTTATAGTGCGACTGACTTCCGCAAAAGTTACCCAGACGGACGCATGGGTTCAAATCCGGCTTTAGCAACACCAGAACACGGTAAGCAATTTTATGACTTAGCGGTGAAAGAACTCAGCAATGGGTATTTAGAATTTTTGAACGCAGAATAG
- a CDS encoding TMEM165/GDT1 family protein, giving the protein MLTAFTAGLLLITISELGDKTFFIAVILAMKHSRKLVFIGVSAALAAMTILSVLFGQVVSLLPQTYVKYAEIVLFFAFGIKLLYEASKMTDSNCETEVNEAKEAVEKAELQTDIKTPLAILIEAFTLTFVAEWGDRTQIATIALAASYNAVGVAAGAVLGHAICTAIAVIGGKLIAGRISERQLTFAGGCLFLIFGIVAAVEGV; this is encoded by the coding sequence GTGTTAACAGCATTTACCGCAGGTTTATTATTAATTACAATTTCCGAGCTAGGGGATAAAACATTCTTTATCGCTGTAATTTTAGCGATGAAACACTCGCGCAAGCTAGTCTTCATCGGTGTATCAGCCGCCTTAGCTGCGATGACAATTCTTTCAGTCTTATTTGGGCAAGTTGTATCTTTATTGCCACAAACTTATGTGAAATACGCCGAAATAGTTTTATTTTTTGCCTTTGGGATCAAGCTGTTATATGAAGCTAGTAAAATGACTGATTCTAACTGTGAGACAGAAGTAAATGAGGCTAAAGAAGCAGTAGAAAAAGCAGAGTTACAAACAGATATAAAAACTCCCTTAGCAATTTTAATAGAAGCCTTTACACTGACATTTGTAGCAGAATGGGGCGATCGCACGCAAATTGCCACCATCGCCCTAGCCGCCAGTTATAACGCCGTGGGAGTAGCTGCGGGTGCAGTTTTAGGACACGCCATTTGTACAGCGATCGCCGTCATTGGCGGTAAACTCATAGCCGGACGCATTTCCGAACGTCAACTCACCTTTGCAGGCGGATGTCTATTTCTCATCTTCGGCATCGTTGCGGCTGTAGAAGGAGTTTGA
- a CDS encoding DUF559 domain-containing protein, protein MCYNGKWGILEVDGPYHTPERRVEEQERERIFRRHGIKVVERFDSSRCYENPDEVVQEFFKMLEIGYS, encoded by the coding sequence ATTTGTTACAACGGTAAATGGGGAATTTTGGAAGTTGATGGACCGTATCATACCCCAGAACGCAGAGTAGAAGAACAAGAGAGAGAACGCATTTTTAGAAGACACGGTATCAAGGTCGTGGAAAGATTTGATTCATCTAGGTGTTATGAAAATCCAGATGAGGTAGTCCAAGAATTTTTTAAAATGCTAGAAATTGGATATTCCTAA
- a CDS encoding succinate dehydrogenase/fumarate reductase flavoprotein subunit: MLEHDVIIVGGGLAGCRAAVEIARTDPSLNVAVVAKTHPIRSHSVAAQGGMAASLKNVDSEDSWEAHAFDTVKGSDYLADQDAVAILAQEAPDVVIDLEHMGVLFSRLPDGRIAQRAFGGHSHDRTCYAADKTGHAILHELVNNLRRYGVHIYQEWYVMRLILESGEAKGVVMFNLLDGHIEVLRAKAVMFATGGYGRVYNTTSNDYASTGDGLAMTAIAGLPLEDMEFVQFHPTGLYPVGVLISEAVRGEGAYLINSEGDRFMKNYAPSRMELAPRDITSRAISYEIRAGRGVHPDGSAGGPCVYLDLRHMGKEKIMSRVPFCWEEAHRLVGVDAVTQPMPIRPTNHYCMGGIPVNIDGRVRSSGDNLVEGFFAAGETACVSVHGANRLGSNSLLECIVYGKRTGAAIAQYVQNRKLPAVNAEHYIQEAQQEIQALIEQPGKYRINQIRQAFQDCMTECCAVFRTEEVMQEGWQKITELQQKYPQIYLDDKGSCWNTELVEALELRSLMVVGQTILASALNRQESRGAHFREDYPQRDDTNFLQHTMAYYSPAGIDIQYRPVIINMFEPKERKY; this comes from the coding sequence ATGTTAGAACATGATGTGATTATAGTCGGTGGGGGATTGGCGGGATGTCGCGCTGCGGTGGAAATTGCGCGCACTGATCCTAGTTTAAATGTGGCTGTGGTTGCCAAAACTCATCCCATCCGTTCCCACTCGGTAGCCGCTCAAGGTGGAATGGCGGCTTCTCTGAAAAATGTTGATTCTGAAGATAGTTGGGAAGCACACGCTTTTGATACTGTCAAGGGGTCTGACTATTTAGCCGACCAAGATGCAGTGGCTATTCTCGCCCAAGAAGCCCCAGATGTGGTCATTGATTTGGAACACATGGGGGTTTTATTCTCCCGTTTACCTGATGGTCGCATTGCTCAAAGAGCTTTTGGGGGACATTCTCACGATCGCACTTGCTACGCTGCGGATAAAACTGGTCACGCAATTTTACACGAGTTGGTTAACAACCTGCGGCGTTATGGTGTGCATATCTATCAGGAATGGTATGTAATGCGCTTGATTTTAGAATCAGGTGAGGCCAAGGGTGTGGTGATGTTTAACCTGCTAGATGGGCATATAGAGGTGCTGCGAGCGAAGGCGGTAATGTTTGCCACTGGTGGCTATGGTCGCGTTTATAATACTACTTCTAATGATTATGCTTCGACGGGGGACGGTTTGGCGATGACGGCGATCGCAGGTTTACCCCTAGAAGATATGGAATTTGTGCAGTTTCACCCCACGGGTTTGTATCCGGTAGGGGTGCTGATTTCGGAAGCTGTGCGGGGCGAAGGAGCGTATTTAATTAATAGTGAAGGCGATCGCTTCATGAAAAACTACGCACCCAGTCGCATGGAATTAGCCCCTCGTGATATTACCTCACGGGCGATCTCTTACGAAATCCGTGCCGGGCGTGGTGTTCATCCTGATGGAAGTGCAGGCGGTCCCTGTGTCTATCTTGACCTGCGACACATGGGTAAAGAAAAAATTATGAGTCGTGTTCCCTTTTGTTGGGAAGAAGCCCACCGCTTAGTCGGTGTTGATGCAGTCACTCAGCCGATGCCGATTCGCCCCACAAATCACTATTGTATGGGTGGTATCCCAGTGAACATTGATGGACGAGTTCGCAGCAGTGGAGATAATTTAGTAGAAGGCTTTTTTGCGGCTGGGGAAACAGCTTGTGTCTCTGTACATGGTGCTAATCGTCTCGGTAGTAATTCGCTGCTAGAATGTATAGTTTATGGTAAGCGTACTGGGGCGGCGATCGCTCAATATGTGCAGAATCGGAAGTTACCTGCTGTCAACGCAGAACACTACATCCAAGAAGCCCAGCAAGAAATCCAAGCCTTAATAGAACAGCCGGGGAAATATCGAATTAACCAAATTCGTCAAGCCTTCCAAGATTGTATGACCGAATGCTGTGCTGTTTTCCGGACTGAAGAAGTCATGCAGGAAGGTTGGCAAAAAATCACGGAATTACAACAAAAATATCCGCAAATATATTTAGACGACAAAGGTAGCTGCTGGAATACAGAACTTGTAGAAGCCTTAGAATTACGAAGTTTGATGGTGGTAGGACAAACAATTCTCGCCTCAGCTTTAAATCGCCAAGAAAGTCGCGGCGCACACTTCCGCGAAGATTATCCCCAGCGAGATGATACTAATTTTTTGCAACATACAATGGCTTATTATTCACCAGCAGGTATTGATATCCAATATCGCCCAGTGATAATTAATATGTTTGAGCCAAAAGAGCGGAAGTATTAA
- a CDS encoding HARBI1 family protein, translating into MVAIIGRIITTKFSRTGKKNSSDYEIVKEVLTDFELIVDSYEQPIERPSEYQQQEKYYSGKKKMHTRKSQLIVLPNGRDIVDVVAGEPGRKSDINLFRENKNGFEEKQKFSGDKAYQGEKSIKTPEKKPRKKELSSEQKIQNKELASERIFVEHLIRLVKIFRVAQERFRLNSSKYEQIIMTICGLVRLRIGTFIL; encoded by the coding sequence TTGGTTGCCATTATTGGGAGAATTATTACCACCAAGTTTAGTAGAACAGGTAAAAAAAACTCCAGTGACTATGAAATTGTTAAAGAAGTTTTAACAGACTTTGAACTAATCGTAGATAGCTATGAACAGCCCATAGAAAGACCTTCAGAGTATCAACAGCAGGAAAAATATTACTCAGGTAAGAAGAAAATGCACACTAGAAAAAGTCAATTAATTGTTCTGCCTAATGGTAGAGATATTGTTGATGTAGTAGCTGGTGAGCCAGGACGAAAAAGTGACATAAATTTATTTCGGGAAAATAAAAATGGGTTTGAAGAGAAACAAAAATTTTCCGGTGACAAAGCTTACCAAGGAGAGAAATCAATTAAAACACCTGAAAAAAAGCCTAGAAAAAAAGAATTAAGTTCTGAACAAAAAATTCAAAATAAAGAACTGGCATCAGAGCGCATATTTGTAGAACATTTAATTCGTTTAGTGAAGATATTTAGAGTAGCTCAAGAAAGATTTAGATTAAATTCCTCTAAATACGAGCAGATAATTATGACTATTTGTGGACTCGTTAGATTACGCATTGGCACATTTATTTTGTAA